A single region of the Triplophysa dalaica isolate WHDGS20190420 chromosome 15, ASM1584641v1, whole genome shotgun sequence genome encodes:
- the LOC130436531 gene encoding tudor domain-containing 6 isoform X2 — translation MYSVPGLPDVGSDVTFRVTRVNLTPHNVLVEFGGNLSDVPETAELYQHIKEEIDVETAKKDSFEGKPGDVCYMYDDKTWHRARILSKSEHEYNVFLIDQGKIFSASGNVLEKCPPNLLDHPPTVEHCVLGNASPLCEKSGWSEAASEFIRSLCGKSISGCVQDVMMPYRILILDVPNVSKEMIELGFARKISDDNFKSLVTSSLHSTNRNATTRTDILIPGAEDPPVDSETLYQYFYPELLAGTIEIVTVTHVVHPLTIFCKLDVFSQELKKLSDQLHKCNEDLLPSLMSQPLFDGSPCAAKGSDGRWHRSVHQESIVSDVVKVFHVDYGIGDFVKLRNIRPLSPRFFQLPVVTFACSLHGIADKGIGWRTDQIDFLKSIVLDQVFIGKFEQLREGVYDITLYGKDNVNVNKVFGHKEECLSVAERMCDADQTLETLKKVTYRSLNESLPVCTNCSTGPCEDFATASERQESLNDAVSGFLIHRDAYEISPPQIDVGTKEKVWITSVLSVNQFYGHFAQNIDTVRKMTSDIEQLCCKQTRTTFSVSPKMMCFAKYPDGHWHRGQIESTHPQIFVRFVDYGKLLVLDKSEILPITPEASAVASIPIQAVEFELFNVTLPQSSELNEWFENYATDGMFSITVMKKNPLGKLSVEMHDEKTNLNLKMKEKLNQAKWLNQEANKIGACKVFSEVMESERLKEHLSVTTQAHEKICRKETKPVIQTKQKCNFPPMSGDTTGHNDSQQHKMMCHYPKLTDLPSKALAEGYVTEVYLSHCNSPSNFYLHLKSEEDQILSILNELNCSQLSSAQVDLHVLQPGDVVQAEYPSDGAWYRAVVQNKDEDNVHVQYIDFGNEATLTPLQIRQLEKRFLNTPLLSVHCSHEGEMSGGKRDWTKEEVMAFKKAAGEYGKKKVLCRFIRHDGSAWLVRLEHQGVVLEWPFFDVSRFQTGSQMIFTNEHILPLTFKEPALKERQTVEAYASSICGPNYFWCQFKNSEELDKISLIAQEVGNVTQTKPILLEQLFQGVLCLARFSDELWYRAQVIHKLANAVSVVFIDYGNESEIDLNFVKSLSHELLERPPQAFLCQLGGFKSSHGMWSDVASDTFYELLVDEPLNVTIQNTVMSSDFPKCPQYNVAVECKGLLVNDLMKDYWCDLKPQLCCQGTKAKTIESVQKDDIAKADLIQFERKDVNAQKVFKQHLPQATSLPSRVVERGMVSEVYISNITSLRNFFVQLAEDEDTLFSLNEQLNSSRISEADVIHECSVQKGSLVKAVFPEDGCWYRAVVKGTTENDLIQVEFIDFGNEAIVSRSNICRLDKQLLSYPRFSIRCSSNIEDRFKNQKGEEAAFLLKKMFGQAGENKLSCKFIKEDTITWEVEMALNGSMADSLLGEKWDDSDLKGLLICSKQMSSFIPVKEKQMPFKKPNVSLGQMVEAFASCIVGPNYFWCQFANSGQLDQIYLAAQEYGNSTETQQIQMDRLGPGSPCWARFPDDLMWYRAQVIKKCNNSVSVLFIDFGNESDIHASSLKALPSKLLETPPQAFLCQLEGFAPSEGSWDDRAADHFHKLLVDRPLKVTVNGIENTVDPNIPPYYVKIEVQQCSIVNELMKNFWRASVRRDVHPTEISSENVASTSVDSQMSETHCVPLNENHKGIFESVDGVPVGSVKQALSHTEESREDTEDIDALATMSRSRSWAAGLESRTFLMLGTEEYCDSIK, via the exons ATGTATTCAGTTCCTGGTTTGCCCGATGTTGGATCAGATGTTACCTTTCGTGTCACAAGAGTAAACTTAACGCCTCACAATGTTTTAGTGGAATTTGGAGGAAATTTAAGTGATGTACCAGAGACTGCCGAATTATATCAGCACATAAAAGAAGAGATTGATGTTGAGACTGCGAAGAAGGATAGTTTTGAAGGCAAACCTGGAGATGTATGTTACATGTATGATGATAAAACCTGGCATAGAGCAAGAATACTTTCAAAATCTGAACATGAATACAACGTATTCTTAATTGATCAAGGTAAAATATTTTCGGCATCAGGGaatgttttagaaaaatgtcCGCCCAACCTTTTAGATCATCCACCCACTGTAGAACATTGTGTATTGGGCAATGCATCACCTCTCTGTGAAAAGAGTGGATGGTCTGAGGCCGCTTCAGAGTTCATCAGATCTTTATGTGGTAAAAGCATCTCTGGATGTGTTCAGGACGTGATGATGCCTTACAGAATCTTAATTCTTGATGTTCCAAATGTATCCAAAGAAATGATTGAGCTTGGATTTGCTAGAAAGATATCTGATGACAATTTTAAAAGCCTTGTAACCAGTTCACTGCATTCAACCAATCGAAACGCCACCACACGAACAGATATCTTGATACCCGGTGCAGAGGACCCCCCAGTGGACTCTGAAACATTGTATCAGTACTTTTACCCAGAGTTGTTGGCTGGAACAATTGAGATTGTAACTGTAACGCATGTGGTTCATCCATTGACAATCTTCTGCAAATTGGATGTCTTTTCACAGGAGCTCAAGAAATTAAGCGATCAACTGCACAAATGCAATGAAGACCTGTTACCTTCCCTGATGTCACAACCACTTTTTGACGGGTCCCCGTGCGCAGCCAAAGGAAGTGATGGCAGGTGGCATCGTTCTGTCCATCAGGAAAGCATAGTCTCTGATGTCGTCAAAGTCTTTCATGTCGATTATGGAATCGGAGACTTTGTTAAACTCCGCAATATCAGACCTTTGTCTCCAAGGTTCTTTCAGTTGCCTGTTGTCACCTTTGCATGCTCCCTGCATGGGATCGCCGACAAAGGAATTGGATGGCGGACCGATCAGATTGATTTTCTCAAATCTATTGTCTTGGATCAAGTCTTCATTGGAAAGTTCGAGCAGCTCAGAGAAGGCGTCTACGACATCACGCTCTATGGGAAAGATAATGTGAATGTGAACAAAGTTTTTGGCCACAAAGAGGAATGCTTGTCTGTAGCAGAGAGAATGTGTGACGCTGACCAGACTCTTGAGACATTGAAGAAAGTAACATACAGATCTTTGAATGAAAGTTTGCCTGTGTGCACAAATTGTTCAACAGGTCCCTGTGAAGATTTCGCAACAGCCTCAGAGAGACAAGAGTCCCTGAATGATGCTGTGTCAGGGTTCCTGATACACAGGGATGCTTATGAAATTTCACCACCCCAAATTGATGTAGGCACTAAAGAAAAGGTTTGGATAACTTCTGTATTAAGCGTAAATCAGTTCTATGGCCATTTtgcacaaaatattgacactgtTAGAAAGATGACTAGTGATATCGAACAACTGTGCTGCAAGCAAACTCGAACAACGTTTTCAGTTTCCCCAAAGATGATGTGCTTTGCCAAATATCCTGATGGCCATTGGCACAGGGGACAAATAGAATCGACACATCCACAAATTTTTGTCCGTTTTGTCGATTACGGCAAACTGTTGGTTTTGGACAAATCTGAAATTCTACCTATAACTCCAGAGGCCAGTGCAGTGGCATCTATTCCCATTCAGGCTGTTGAGTTTGAGCTTTTCAATGTGACATTACCACAGTCATCGGAACTCAATGAGTGGTTTGAAAACTACGCCACAGATGGCATGTTCTCAATCactgtaatgaaaaaaaatcctttagGCAAACTGTCAGTGGAGATGCATGATGAGAAAACAAATCtcaatttgaaaatgaaagagaaattgAACCAGGCTAAATGGCTGAATCAAGAAGCAAATAAGATCGGCGCTTGCAAAGTGTTTTCAGAGGTTATGGAGTCGGAGAGACTTAAAGAGCATTTAAGTGTTACAACGCAAGCACATGAGAAGATCTGTAGGAAAGAGACTAAACCAgttattcaaacaaaacaaaaatgtaacttcCCACCCATGTCTGGGGACACAACGGGGCATAATGATTCACAGCAACATAAAATGATGTGTCATTATCCAAAACTAACAGATCTTCCCTCAAAGGCTTTAGCTGAAGGATATGTTACAGAAGTTTATCTTTCACACTGTAATAGTCCATcgaatttctatttgcatttaaagagtgAAGAGGATCAAATATTGTCCATTCTGAATGAACTGAATTGTTCTCAGTTAAGCAGTGCACAAGTTGACCTCCATGTGTTGCAGCCGGGTGACGTTGTGCAAGCAGAGTATCCCTCTGACGGGGCTTGGTATCGTGCTGTTGTTCAAAACAAAGATGAAGACAATGTTCACGTACAGTATATTGACTTTGGGAATGAGGCGACACTCACGCCCCTTCAAATAAGGCAACTCGAAAAGCGGTTTCTGAACACGCCCTTGCTCAGCGTTCACTGCTCACATGAGGGTGAGATGTCTGGAGGAAAAAGAGATTGGACTAAGGAAGAGGTAATGGCTTTCAAAAAGGCAGCAGGTGAATACGGTAAGAAGAAAGTTCTTTGCAGGTTTATTCGCCACGACGGATCCGCTTGGCTGGTCCGTTTGGAACACCAGGGTGTTGTGTTGGAGTGGCCATTCTTCGATGTGAGCCGTTTTCAAACTGGCTCACAAATGATCTTCACAAATGAACATATCTTACCACTAACATTCAAAGAACCAGCTTTAAAAGAACGACAAACTGTAGAAGCGTACGCTTCATCTATCTGTGGGCCAAATTATTTCTGGTGCCAGTTCAAGAACTCCGAAGAACTTGACAAAATCTCTTTGATTGCTCAAGAAGTTGGAAACGTCACTCAAACGAAACCAATTCTGCTAGAGCAGCTATTCCAAGGTGTACTGTGCCTTGCACGCTTCTCGGATGAGCTGTGGTATCGTGCACAGGTTATTCACAAGCTAGCCAATGCAGTATCTGTTGTTTTTATAGATTATGGAAACGAGTCAGAAATTGACCTGAACTTTGTGAAGTCCCTGTCCCATGAGCTGCTGGAAAGGCCGCCTCAAGCATTTCTTTGTCAGCTAGGAGGTTTCAAGTCTTCACATGGCATGTGGAGCGACGTTGCATCCGATACATTTTATGAACTTCTGGTGGATGAGCCTTTAAACGTGACTATTCAGAACACTGTAATGTCCTCTGATTTTCCAAAGTGTCCTCAGTATAATGTGGCGGTTGAATGTAAGGGGCTTCTGGTTAATGATCTCATGAAAGATTATTGGTGTGATCTGAAACCTCAACTCTGCTGTCAAGGCACTAAAGCGAAAACCATTGAAAGTGTCCAGAAAGATGACATCGCCAAAGCTGATTTGATTCAGTTCGAAAGAAAAGATGTCAATGCACAGAaggtttttaaacaacatttacctCAAGCAACAAGCCTTCCTTCTCGTGTGGTAGAAAGAGGTATGGTGTCTGAAGTTTATATTTCGAATATCACCAGTCTGAGGAATTTTTTTGTGCAGCTGGCCGAAGATGAGGATACTTTGTTTTCCCTTAATGAACAATTAAATTCCTCTCGGATATCAGAGGCCGATGTCATTCACGAATGCAGTGTTCAGAAGGGGAGTTTGGTGAAGGCTGTGTTTCCTGAAGATGGTTGCTGGTATCGTGCAGTTGTGAAGGGTACCACAGAGAATGACTTGATTCAGGTGGAGTTCATTGATTTTGGAAATGAAGCCATTGTTTCTCGGTCTAATATCTGCAGGCTTGATAAGCAGCTACTTTCTTATCCAAGGTTTAGCATTCGTTGCAGCTCCAACATTGAGGATCGATTCAAAAACCAGAAGGGAGAGGAGGCGGcatttctcttaaaaaaaatgtttggtcaGGCTGGTGAGAACAAACTTTCTTGCAAGTTTATTAAAGAAGACACGATCACTTGGGAAGTTGAAATGGCGCTCAATGGGAGCATGGCAGATTCATTGTTGGGTGAAAAATGGGATGATTCAGATCTGAAGGGGTTACTGATTTGTTCCAAACaaatgtcatcttttattcctgtgaaagaaaaacagatgcCGTTTAAGAAACCAAATGTGTCTTTGGGACAGATGGTAGAAGCTTTCGCATCATGTATTGTTGGACCGAATTATTTCTGGTGCCAGTTTGCAAACTCTGGACAACTTGACCAAATTTACCTTGCAGCTCAAGAATATGGAAACTCAACAGAAACGCAACAAATTCAAATGGATCGCTTGGGTCCTGGAAGCCCATGTTGGGCTCGTTTCCCTGATGACCTGATGTGGTATCGCGCACAAGTTATTAAGAAATGCAACAACTCTGTATCTGTACTTTTTATTGACTTTGGAAATGAGTCTGATATCCATGCAAGTTCTTTGAAAGCACTTCCCTCTAAGTTATTGGAGACTCCACCTCAAGCATTTCTGTGTCAGCTGGAAGGATTTGCACCTTCAGAAGGATCGTGGGACGATCGTGCCGCCGATCATTTTCACAAGCTTTTAGTGGATAGACCTCTGAAAGTTACTGTCAATGGTATTGAAAACACTGTAGACCCCAACATCCCTCCATATTATGTTAAAATTGAGGTGCAGCAATGCAGTATAGTGAATGAGCTCATGAAAAACTTTTGGAGAGCTTCTGTTAGGCGAGATGTACATCCAACTGAGATCTCATCTGAAAATGTTGCATCAACATCTGTGGATAGTCAGATGAGTGAAACTCATTGTGTTCCTCTTAATG AAAACCACAAAGGAATCTTTGAGTCCGTTGACGGAGTTCCTGTTGGATCAGTTAAGCAAGCGTTGTCACACACAGAGGAAAGCAGAGAAGATACCGAAGATATAG ATGCCCTGGCAACAATGAGCAGGAGCAGAAGCTGGGCAGCTGGTTTAGAAAGTCGAACATTTCTCATG CTTGGCACTGAAGAATACTGCGACTCAATCAAGTGA
- the LOC130436531 gene encoding tudor domain-containing 6 isoform X1 has product MYSVPGLPDVGSDVTFRVTRVNLTPHNVLVEFGGNLSDVPETAELYQHIKEEIDVETAKKDSFEGKPGDVCYMYDDKTWHRARILSKSEHEYNVFLIDQGKIFSASGNVLEKCPPNLLDHPPTVEHCVLGNASPLCEKSGWSEAASEFIRSLCGKSISGCVQDVMMPYRILILDVPNVSKEMIELGFARKISDDNFKSLVTSSLHSTNRNATTRTDILIPGAEDPPVDSETLYQYFYPELLAGTIEIVTVTHVVHPLTIFCKLDVFSQELKKLSDQLHKCNEDLLPSLMSQPLFDGSPCAAKGSDGRWHRSVHQESIVSDVVKVFHVDYGIGDFVKLRNIRPLSPRFFQLPVVTFACSLHGIADKGIGWRTDQIDFLKSIVLDQVFIGKFEQLREGVYDITLYGKDNVNVNKVFGHKEECLSVAERMCDADQTLETLKKVTYRSLNESLPVCTNCSTGPCEDFATASERQESLNDAVSGFLIHRDAYEISPPQIDVGTKEKVWITSVLSVNQFYGHFAQNIDTVRKMTSDIEQLCCKQTRTTFSVSPKMMCFAKYPDGHWHRGQIESTHPQIFVRFVDYGKLLVLDKSEILPITPEASAVASIPIQAVEFELFNVTLPQSSELNEWFENYATDGMFSITVMKKNPLGKLSVEMHDEKTNLNLKMKEKLNQAKWLNQEANKIGACKVFSEVMESERLKEHLSVTTQAHEKICRKETKPVIQTKQKCNFPPMSGDTTGHNDSQQHKMMCHYPKLTDLPSKALAEGYVTEVYLSHCNSPSNFYLHLKSEEDQILSILNELNCSQLSSAQVDLHVLQPGDVVQAEYPSDGAWYRAVVQNKDEDNVHVQYIDFGNEATLTPLQIRQLEKRFLNTPLLSVHCSHEGEMSGGKRDWTKEEVMAFKKAAGEYGKKKVLCRFIRHDGSAWLVRLEHQGVVLEWPFFDVSRFQTGSQMIFTNEHILPLTFKEPALKERQTVEAYASSICGPNYFWCQFKNSEELDKISLIAQEVGNVTQTKPILLEQLFQGVLCLARFSDELWYRAQVIHKLANAVSVVFIDYGNESEIDLNFVKSLSHELLERPPQAFLCQLGGFKSSHGMWSDVASDTFYELLVDEPLNVTIQNTVMSSDFPKCPQYNVAVECKGLLVNDLMKDYWCDLKPQLCCQGTKAKTIESVQKDDIAKADLIQFERKDVNAQKVFKQHLPQATSLPSRVVERGMVSEVYISNITSLRNFFVQLAEDEDTLFSLNEQLNSSRISEADVIHECSVQKGSLVKAVFPEDGCWYRAVVKGTTENDLIQVEFIDFGNEAIVSRSNICRLDKQLLSYPRFSIRCSSNIEDRFKNQKGEEAAFLLKKMFGQAGENKLSCKFIKEDTITWEVEMALNGSMADSLLGEKWDDSDLKGLLICSKQMSSFIPVKEKQMPFKKPNVSLGQMVEAFASCIVGPNYFWCQFANSGQLDQIYLAAQEYGNSTETQQIQMDRLGPGSPCWARFPDDLMWYRAQVIKKCNNSVSVLFIDFGNESDIHASSLKALPSKLLETPPQAFLCQLEGFAPSEGSWDDRAADHFHKLLVDRPLKVTVNGIENTVDPNIPPYYVKIEVQQCSIVNELMKNFWRASVRRDVHPTEISSENVASTSVDSQMSETHCVPLNGDCKELRANADLPDVLYGKDATANRPIRMDLLSENHKGIFESVDGVPVGSVKQALSHTEESREDTEDIDALATMSRSRSWAAGLESRTFLMLGTEEYCDSIK; this is encoded by the exons ATGTATTCAGTTCCTGGTTTGCCCGATGTTGGATCAGATGTTACCTTTCGTGTCACAAGAGTAAACTTAACGCCTCACAATGTTTTAGTGGAATTTGGAGGAAATTTAAGTGATGTACCAGAGACTGCCGAATTATATCAGCACATAAAAGAAGAGATTGATGTTGAGACTGCGAAGAAGGATAGTTTTGAAGGCAAACCTGGAGATGTATGTTACATGTATGATGATAAAACCTGGCATAGAGCAAGAATACTTTCAAAATCTGAACATGAATACAACGTATTCTTAATTGATCAAGGTAAAATATTTTCGGCATCAGGGaatgttttagaaaaatgtcCGCCCAACCTTTTAGATCATCCACCCACTGTAGAACATTGTGTATTGGGCAATGCATCACCTCTCTGTGAAAAGAGTGGATGGTCTGAGGCCGCTTCAGAGTTCATCAGATCTTTATGTGGTAAAAGCATCTCTGGATGTGTTCAGGACGTGATGATGCCTTACAGAATCTTAATTCTTGATGTTCCAAATGTATCCAAAGAAATGATTGAGCTTGGATTTGCTAGAAAGATATCTGATGACAATTTTAAAAGCCTTGTAACCAGTTCACTGCATTCAACCAATCGAAACGCCACCACACGAACAGATATCTTGATACCCGGTGCAGAGGACCCCCCAGTGGACTCTGAAACATTGTATCAGTACTTTTACCCAGAGTTGTTGGCTGGAACAATTGAGATTGTAACTGTAACGCATGTGGTTCATCCATTGACAATCTTCTGCAAATTGGATGTCTTTTCACAGGAGCTCAAGAAATTAAGCGATCAACTGCACAAATGCAATGAAGACCTGTTACCTTCCCTGATGTCACAACCACTTTTTGACGGGTCCCCGTGCGCAGCCAAAGGAAGTGATGGCAGGTGGCATCGTTCTGTCCATCAGGAAAGCATAGTCTCTGATGTCGTCAAAGTCTTTCATGTCGATTATGGAATCGGAGACTTTGTTAAACTCCGCAATATCAGACCTTTGTCTCCAAGGTTCTTTCAGTTGCCTGTTGTCACCTTTGCATGCTCCCTGCATGGGATCGCCGACAAAGGAATTGGATGGCGGACCGATCAGATTGATTTTCTCAAATCTATTGTCTTGGATCAAGTCTTCATTGGAAAGTTCGAGCAGCTCAGAGAAGGCGTCTACGACATCACGCTCTATGGGAAAGATAATGTGAATGTGAACAAAGTTTTTGGCCACAAAGAGGAATGCTTGTCTGTAGCAGAGAGAATGTGTGACGCTGACCAGACTCTTGAGACATTGAAGAAAGTAACATACAGATCTTTGAATGAAAGTTTGCCTGTGTGCACAAATTGTTCAACAGGTCCCTGTGAAGATTTCGCAACAGCCTCAGAGAGACAAGAGTCCCTGAATGATGCTGTGTCAGGGTTCCTGATACACAGGGATGCTTATGAAATTTCACCACCCCAAATTGATGTAGGCACTAAAGAAAAGGTTTGGATAACTTCTGTATTAAGCGTAAATCAGTTCTATGGCCATTTtgcacaaaatattgacactgtTAGAAAGATGACTAGTGATATCGAACAACTGTGCTGCAAGCAAACTCGAACAACGTTTTCAGTTTCCCCAAAGATGATGTGCTTTGCCAAATATCCTGATGGCCATTGGCACAGGGGACAAATAGAATCGACACATCCACAAATTTTTGTCCGTTTTGTCGATTACGGCAAACTGTTGGTTTTGGACAAATCTGAAATTCTACCTATAACTCCAGAGGCCAGTGCAGTGGCATCTATTCCCATTCAGGCTGTTGAGTTTGAGCTTTTCAATGTGACATTACCACAGTCATCGGAACTCAATGAGTGGTTTGAAAACTACGCCACAGATGGCATGTTCTCAATCactgtaatgaaaaaaaatcctttagGCAAACTGTCAGTGGAGATGCATGATGAGAAAACAAATCtcaatttgaaaatgaaagagaaattgAACCAGGCTAAATGGCTGAATCAAGAAGCAAATAAGATCGGCGCTTGCAAAGTGTTTTCAGAGGTTATGGAGTCGGAGAGACTTAAAGAGCATTTAAGTGTTACAACGCAAGCACATGAGAAGATCTGTAGGAAAGAGACTAAACCAgttattcaaacaaaacaaaaatgtaacttcCCACCCATGTCTGGGGACACAACGGGGCATAATGATTCACAGCAACATAAAATGATGTGTCATTATCCAAAACTAACAGATCTTCCCTCAAAGGCTTTAGCTGAAGGATATGTTACAGAAGTTTATCTTTCACACTGTAATAGTCCATcgaatttctatttgcatttaaagagtgAAGAGGATCAAATATTGTCCATTCTGAATGAACTGAATTGTTCTCAGTTAAGCAGTGCACAAGTTGACCTCCATGTGTTGCAGCCGGGTGACGTTGTGCAAGCAGAGTATCCCTCTGACGGGGCTTGGTATCGTGCTGTTGTTCAAAACAAAGATGAAGACAATGTTCACGTACAGTATATTGACTTTGGGAATGAGGCGACACTCACGCCCCTTCAAATAAGGCAACTCGAAAAGCGGTTTCTGAACACGCCCTTGCTCAGCGTTCACTGCTCACATGAGGGTGAGATGTCTGGAGGAAAAAGAGATTGGACTAAGGAAGAGGTAATGGCTTTCAAAAAGGCAGCAGGTGAATACGGTAAGAAGAAAGTTCTTTGCAGGTTTATTCGCCACGACGGATCCGCTTGGCTGGTCCGTTTGGAACACCAGGGTGTTGTGTTGGAGTGGCCATTCTTCGATGTGAGCCGTTTTCAAACTGGCTCACAAATGATCTTCACAAATGAACATATCTTACCACTAACATTCAAAGAACCAGCTTTAAAAGAACGACAAACTGTAGAAGCGTACGCTTCATCTATCTGTGGGCCAAATTATTTCTGGTGCCAGTTCAAGAACTCCGAAGAACTTGACAAAATCTCTTTGATTGCTCAAGAAGTTGGAAACGTCACTCAAACGAAACCAATTCTGCTAGAGCAGCTATTCCAAGGTGTACTGTGCCTTGCACGCTTCTCGGATGAGCTGTGGTATCGTGCACAGGTTATTCACAAGCTAGCCAATGCAGTATCTGTTGTTTTTATAGATTATGGAAACGAGTCAGAAATTGACCTGAACTTTGTGAAGTCCCTGTCCCATGAGCTGCTGGAAAGGCCGCCTCAAGCATTTCTTTGTCAGCTAGGAGGTTTCAAGTCTTCACATGGCATGTGGAGCGACGTTGCATCCGATACATTTTATGAACTTCTGGTGGATGAGCCTTTAAACGTGACTATTCAGAACACTGTAATGTCCTCTGATTTTCCAAAGTGTCCTCAGTATAATGTGGCGGTTGAATGTAAGGGGCTTCTGGTTAATGATCTCATGAAAGATTATTGGTGTGATCTGAAACCTCAACTCTGCTGTCAAGGCACTAAAGCGAAAACCATTGAAAGTGTCCAGAAAGATGACATCGCCAAAGCTGATTTGATTCAGTTCGAAAGAAAAGATGTCAATGCACAGAaggtttttaaacaacatttacctCAAGCAACAAGCCTTCCTTCTCGTGTGGTAGAAAGAGGTATGGTGTCTGAAGTTTATATTTCGAATATCACCAGTCTGAGGAATTTTTTTGTGCAGCTGGCCGAAGATGAGGATACTTTGTTTTCCCTTAATGAACAATTAAATTCCTCTCGGATATCAGAGGCCGATGTCATTCACGAATGCAGTGTTCAGAAGGGGAGTTTGGTGAAGGCTGTGTTTCCTGAAGATGGTTGCTGGTATCGTGCAGTTGTGAAGGGTACCACAGAGAATGACTTGATTCAGGTGGAGTTCATTGATTTTGGAAATGAAGCCATTGTTTCTCGGTCTAATATCTGCAGGCTTGATAAGCAGCTACTTTCTTATCCAAGGTTTAGCATTCGTTGCAGCTCCAACATTGAGGATCGATTCAAAAACCAGAAGGGAGAGGAGGCGGcatttctcttaaaaaaaatgtttggtcaGGCTGGTGAGAACAAACTTTCTTGCAAGTTTATTAAAGAAGACACGATCACTTGGGAAGTTGAAATGGCGCTCAATGGGAGCATGGCAGATTCATTGTTGGGTGAAAAATGGGATGATTCAGATCTGAAGGGGTTACTGATTTGTTCCAAACaaatgtcatcttttattcctgtgaaagaaaaacagatgcCGTTTAAGAAACCAAATGTGTCTTTGGGACAGATGGTAGAAGCTTTCGCATCATGTATTGTTGGACCGAATTATTTCTGGTGCCAGTTTGCAAACTCTGGACAACTTGACCAAATTTACCTTGCAGCTCAAGAATATGGAAACTCAACAGAAACGCAACAAATTCAAATGGATCGCTTGGGTCCTGGAAGCCCATGTTGGGCTCGTTTCCCTGATGACCTGATGTGGTATCGCGCACAAGTTATTAAGAAATGCAACAACTCTGTATCTGTACTTTTTATTGACTTTGGAAATGAGTCTGATATCCATGCAAGTTCTTTGAAAGCACTTCCCTCTAAGTTATTGGAGACTCCACCTCAAGCATTTCTGTGTCAGCTGGAAGGATTTGCACCTTCAGAAGGATCGTGGGACGATCGTGCCGCCGATCATTTTCACAAGCTTTTAGTGGATAGACCTCTGAAAGTTACTGTCAATGGTATTGAAAACACTGTAGACCCCAACATCCCTCCATATTATGTTAAAATTGAGGTGCAGCAATGCAGTATAGTGAATGAGCTCATGAAAAACTTTTGGAGAGCTTCTGTTAGGCGAGATGTACATCCAACTGAGATCTCATCTGAAAATGTTGCATCAACATCTGTGGATAGTCAGATGAGTGAAACTCATTGTGTTCCTCTTAATGGTGATTGTAAAGAGTTAAGAGCAAATGCAGATTTGCCTGATGTGCTCTATGGTAAAGACGCGACTGCTAACAGGCCTATAAGGATGGATTTACTTTCAGAAAACCACAAAGGAATCTTTGAGTCCGTTGACGGAGTTCCTGTTGGATCAGTTAAGCAAGCGTTGTCACACACAGAGGAAAGCAGAGAAGATACCGAAGATATAG ATGCCCTGGCAACAATGAGCAGGAGCAGAAGCTGGGCAGCTGGTTTAGAAAGTCGAACATTTCTCATG CTTGGCACTGAAGAATACTGCGACTCAATCAAGTGA